The Candidatus Omnitrophota bacterium genome has a segment encoding these proteins:
- a CDS encoding YifB family Mg chelatase-like AAA ATPase, translated as MIAKIYSGCVMGVDAYEVTVETDIGGGLPGFNIVGLPDIAIKESRDRIKSAIKNSNFSFPAKKVTINLAPADIKKEGSSFDLPIALSILAAEGVIDPAQVSTYVFCGELSLDGRLKPIKGVLPIAMALKKMGRSVLVIPRENSKEAATVKDIEVYQADTLKEAVDFVNKKAPLERQRADLEHVFKRNSKYRIDFNDVKGQEHVKRGLEVAAAGGHNVLLIGPPGSGKSMLAKRLTTILSEMTLEEGLETSKIHSIAGLLSPNKGLIGTRPFRSPHHTISDAALVGGGTNPVPGEISLAHNGVLFLDELPEFKRNVLEVMRQPLEEGSITISRISATLTYPSKFMLVAAMNPCPCGYFTDPKRECHCTPFQIQKYLSKISGPLLDRIDIHLEVPRLKLEHLTEKRRGEPSEKIRDRVDAARLVQGSRYRNDGIYFNAHLESKELEKYCVLDKEGEELLKLAILELGISARAYDKILKVSRTIADLDGKEIIEAHHISEAISYRSLDRNLWG; from the coding sequence ATGATCGCGAAGATCTATTCCGGGTGCGTTATGGGTGTGGACGCATACGAAGTGACCGTTGAGACCGATATCGGCGGAGGGTTGCCGGGTTTCAATATAGTGGGGCTGCCGGACATCGCCATAAAGGAGTCCCGCGACAGGATAAAGTCGGCCATAAAGAATTCGAATTTTTCATTCCCCGCGAAGAAGGTCACGATAAACCTGGCGCCGGCAGACATCAAGAAGGAGGGGTCGTCGTTCGACCTCCCTATAGCCCTTTCGATACTGGCGGCTGAAGGGGTGATAGATCCGGCCCAGGTCAGTACATACGTCTTCTGCGGCGAACTGTCACTCGACGGCCGGCTCAAGCCGATCAAAGGCGTCCTGCCGATCGCAATGGCATTAAAGAAGATGGGCAGGTCCGTCCTTGTGATACCGAGAGAAAATTCAAAGGAGGCGGCGACCGTAAAGGATATAGAGGTCTACCAGGCGGATACATTAAAGGAAGCTGTCGATTTCGTGAACAAGAAGGCGCCGCTCGAGAGGCAGAGGGCAGACCTCGAACATGTCTTCAAGAGGAACTCAAAATACAGGATAGATTTTAATGATGTGAAAGGACAGGAGCACGTAAAGCGCGGCCTCGAGGTCGCCGCCGCAGGAGGCCACAACGTCCTCCTTATAGGCCCTCCGGGTTCGGGCAAGAGCATGCTCGCAAAACGGCTTACGACGATACTCTCCGAGATGACACTCGAGGAAGGCCTCGAAACGTCGAAGATACACAGTATCGCGGGATTATTGTCGCCGAATAAAGGCCTCATAGGCACGCGCCCTTTCCGCTCACCGCACCACACGATATCCGATGCCGCTTTGGTAGGCGGCGGGACCAATCCGGTACCGGGCGAAATAAGCTTGGCGCATAACGGCGTCCTCTTCCTGGATGAGCTCCCGGAATTCAAACGGAACGTGCTCGAGGTCATGAGACAGCCGCTCGAGGAGGGGTCGATCACCATATCCCGCATATCGGCCACCCTCACCTACCCGTCGAAATTCATGCTCGTGGCGGCGATGAACCCATGCCCCTGCGGTTACTTCACAGACCCCAAGCGCGAATGTCACTGTACGCCGTTCCAGATACAGAAGTACCTCTCCAAGATATCGGGTCCCCTCCTGGACAGGATAGACATACACCTGGAGGTGCCGAGGCTAAAGCTGGAGCACCTCACCGAGAAACGGCGCGGAGAGCCGTCGGAAAAGATACGCGACCGTGTGGATGCCGCGCGCCTGGTACAGGGGTCGCGTTACAGGAACGACGGCATATACTTCAACGCCCACCTCGAGTCGAAAGAGCTTGAAAAGTACTGCGTGCTCGATAAAGAAGGCGAGGAATTGCTAAAGCTCGCCATACTGGAGCTGGGGATATCCGCGAGGGCTTACGATAAGATATTGAAGGTATCGCGCACCATAGCCGATCTGGACGGGAAAGAGATCATCGAGGCCCATCACATCTCAGAGGCGATCTCATACAGGAGCCTCGACAGGAACTTATGGGGATGA
- a CDS encoding zf-HC2 domain-containing protein — protein sequence MKKREKLIGMHTQDMELANYLAGRFSHKEREAVERHLSLCDECLMDLVSAHEALTDPRAKKEKKGRHMKKPNIYLILTIIAFCLSFTLPRYFIQLLVATLILGIKWIADSKSTRMLVMIYEAWKRGGEKEASRILETIESGSKKRF from the coding sequence ATGAAAAAAAGAGAAAAATTGATAGGGATGCATACGCAGGATATGGAGCTGGCGAACTATCTGGCGGGCCGGTTTTCACATAAAGAGCGGGAAGCCGTGGAGAGGCACTTATCCTTATGCGACGAATGCCTTATGGACCTGGTTTCGGCGCATGAGGCGCTCACTGATCCGCGGGCTAAGAAAGAAAAGAAAGGAAGGCATATGAAGAAGCCGAATATATATCTTATACTTACCATCATCGCGTTCTGCCTGTCTTTCACTCTCCCCAGGTACTTTATACAACTTCTCGTAGCTACTCTTATTTTGGGTATAAAGTGGATAGCCGATTCCAAATCGACCAGGATGCTCGTTATGATATACGAGGCGTGGAAACGGGGCGGCGAGAAAGAGGCGTCGCGGATACTTGAAACGATAGAATCCGGGTCAAAAAAGAGGTTTTAG
- a CDS encoding SpoVG family protein yields MMNEELKLAVSRIHKLDGTGATKAFCDLSILDSFVVKGLRVVEGEKGLFVSMPREEGKDGKWYNTVIPLKREVKDEIEKLVLEAYGG; encoded by the coding sequence ATGATGAATGAGGAATTGAAGCTTGCGGTATCCCGTATACACAAACTGGACGGAACGGGAGCCACCAAGGCCTTCTGCGACCTTTCGATACTGGATAGCTTCGTCGTAAAGGGGCTCAGGGTTGTTGAGGGAGAAAAGGGCCTTTTCGTCAGCATGCCACGGGAAGAGGGCAAGGACGGAAAGTGGTATAACACAGTCATCCCGCTAAAACGGGAGGTAAAGGACGAGATCGAAAAACTTGTCCTGGAAGCTTACGGAGGGTGA
- a CDS encoding YraN family protein yields the protein MGRERMKLGKIGEELAFKELQKRGYRILETNFRTVFGELDMIAKIGDTTVFVEIKTRASSSLGPPHLSVTRSKQRHIIKNALSYLKVRGLVDSDWRIDVVSVKMNEAREVEYIEIIENAVEEY from the coding sequence GTGGGCCGCGAGAGGATGAAGCTGGGTAAGATCGGCGAGGAACTGGCGTTTAAAGAGCTCCAAAAGAGAGGATATCGGATCCTTGAAACGAACTTCCGCACCGTATTCGGCGAACTCGATATGATCGCAAAGATAGGCGACACGACCGTATTCGTCGAGATCAAGACCCGTGCCTCGTCCTCTCTCGGCCCTCCCCACCTCTCCGTGACGAGGTCGAAACAGCGCCATATCATCAAGAACGCACTCTCGTATCTGAAGGTCCGCGGCCTGGTCGATTCGGATTGGAGGATCGATGTGGTCTCTGTGAAGATGAACGAGGCGCGCGAAGTCGAATATATAGAGATAATCGAGAACGCGGTGGAGGAATATTAA
- the lnt gene encoding apolipoprotein N-acyltransferase, which yields MRKRVSGIGYRVLLACLSAVLLILSFPGFNLWLLAWVAFIPLFFAIEGQGPLKAFLLSYLTGVLFFFGTIWWLVHVTLPGMIFAVLYLALYFGLFGLLLRYPIPHTLYPLLFFAPSAWVGLEWIRSAGIFGFGWVLLGHSQSFNLPIIQIADITGVYGVSFLIIMVNAALYMVAKDLARREYRFEPLMIAALVILLTLRYGYIRLNNVFTGQPLKVAIVQGNIPQDRKWDSNFREDILGTYESLTVEAAKEKPDLIVWPETSVPGFLESERDLLERVRGLASNIGTPLLVGTVREEGGGYYNSAVLFSEEGRPVERYDKIHLVPFGEYIPFKKIFSFVEKFAPVPIGDCTAGRDYRVFDFFIERGDVGNGSGWKMLKKVRFSALICFEDIFPSLSREFIKSGAGFLVNITNDAWYKETAAPFQHAQSSVFRAVEFRTNVIRAANTGLSCFIDQKGRISDTVESGGNIFVSGFRTREIILSRAGTPYMRYGDIFACLCMTYASLYILARLLKPSA from the coding sequence ATGAGAAAAAGGGTATCGGGTATAGGGTATAGGGTATTGTTGGCATGCTTATCGGCAGTATTATTGATATTATCTTTCCCCGGTTTTAACCTGTGGTTACTTGCGTGGGTTGCATTCATTCCTCTCTTCTTCGCCATAGAAGGACAGGGCCCGCTTAAAGCATTTCTATTATCCTATCTCACCGGCGTCCTCTTCTTTTTTGGCACGATCTGGTGGCTTGTCCACGTCACCCTTCCCGGCATGATCTTCGCGGTCCTTTATCTTGCGCTATACTTCGGCCTCTTCGGCCTTCTTCTCCGATACCCTATACCCCATACCCTATACCCCCTTTTATTCTTTGCCCCCTCCGCCTGGGTCGGCCTGGAATGGATACGATCCGCGGGTATATTCGGTTTCGGATGGGTGCTCCTTGGCCATTCGCAAAGTTTTAATCTCCCCATTATACAGATAGCCGATATCACGGGCGTATACGGGGTCAGCTTTCTCATCATTATGGTCAATGCGGCGTTATATATGGTCGCCAAAGACCTGGCGCGGAGGGAGTACCGTTTCGAACCGCTCATGATAGCGGCGCTCGTCATCTTATTGACTCTGCGGTACGGATACATACGCCTTAATAACGTATTCACAGGCCAGCCGCTTAAGGTCGCCATAGTCCAGGGCAATATCCCCCAGGACCGTAAATGGGATTCGAATTTCAGGGAGGATATCCTCGGCACGTATGAGTCTCTTACGGTAGAGGCCGCGAAAGAAAAGCCGGACCTCATCGTCTGGCCCGAGACATCGGTGCCTGGGTTTTTGGAATCCGAAAGGGATCTATTAGAAAGGGTCAGGGGCCTGGCGTCAAATATCGGGACCCCGCTCCTTGTAGGCACTGTAAGGGAGGAGGGAGGCGGCTATTATAACAGCGCCGTCCTATTTTCCGAAGAGGGGCGGCCTGTAGAGAGATACGATAAGATACACCTGGTGCCGTTCGGTGAATATATACCTTTCAAGAAGATCTTCTCATTTGTAGAAAAGTTCGCGCCGGTCCCTATAGGCGACTGCACCGCGGGCAGGGACTACAGGGTCTTCGACTTTTTTATCGAGAGGGGGGACGTGGGGAACGGCTCCGGGTGGAAGATGCTTAAGAAGGTAAGGTTCTCCGCGCTCATATGTTTTGAGGATATATTCCCGTCCTTAAGCCGGGAGTTCATCAAAAGCGGCGCCGGCTTCCTGGTGAACATCACAAATGACGCCTGGTACAAAGAGACGGCGGCGCCGTTCCAGCATGCCCAGAGTTCCGTATTCAGGGCGGTCGAGTTCAGGACGAACGTCATACGCGCCGCGAACACAGGCCTCTCCTGTTTCATAGACCAGAAGGGGCGCATATCGGATACCGTCGAGTCCGGCGGGAATATATTCGTCAGCGGCTTCAGGACGCGCGAGATCATCCTTTCGCGGGCCGGGACCCCGTACATGAGATACGGTGATATCTTTGCGTGTCTCTGCATGACATATGCGTCTCTCTATATCCTGGCCCGTCTCCTTAAGCCATCGGCATAA
- a CDS encoding sigma-70 family RNA polymerase sigma factor, with the protein MENIVPDDDGDLIERCIGGDDGAWTAFAGKYSPLIRRSVEIRAKKRGIRLSSEEAEEIRQDVLTAIWREKKLADVRDRDKIECWLAVVSARGAMAYVRTKLRRECTQVIPFSDDEVIDEITGSARSSGKSPWQELDRDELRKKIMGAIGRLPPRERLMVRLHLLYGKRYEDISGMLHLPIGTVASCIKRAREKLQGSLEDFLQ; encoded by the coding sequence ATGGAAAATATCGTTCCTGACGACGATGGTGACCTGATAGAGAGGTGTATCGGCGGAGACGACGGGGCGTGGACGGCGTTCGCCGGGAAGTACTCCCCTCTCATAAGGCGGTCCGTAGAGATACGCGCGAAAAAGCGCGGGATCCGGTTATCTTCGGAAGAGGCCGAGGAGATACGCCAGGACGTCCTGACCGCTATCTGGCGGGAGAAGAAGCTCGCGGACGTGCGGGACAGGGATAAGATAGAGTGCTGGCTGGCGGTGGTCTCCGCGCGCGGGGCCATGGCATATGTGCGCACTAAACTTCGCCGCGAGTGCACGCAGGTTATCCCCTTTTCCGATGATGAGGTGATAGACGAGATCACCGGTTCGGCCCGTTCCTCCGGTAAGAGCCCCTGGCAGGAATTGGACCGGGACGAACTGAGGAAAAAGATCATGGGCGCGATAGGACGGCTCCCTCCCCGCGAGCGCCTGATGGTGCGGCTACATCTCCTATACGGGAAACGCTATGAAGATATATCCGGCATGCTACACCTCCCTATCGGGACTGTGGCAAGTTGTATAAAGAGGGCCAGGGAAAAATTGCAGGGGTCCCTTGAAGATTTTTTGCAATAA